Proteins co-encoded in one Opitutus terrae PB90-1 genomic window:
- a CDS encoding toll/interleukin-1 receptor domain-containing protein yields MSDRETKFELPRNVERYLAALSKLYAREGERQLQEIVVNAQTRIHEQWTSDNWDGGTYGHALYLVVAESLFLSVAKKRDTLQKRIKEDLNALHNVPGEFFAEVFLELEPSEDSAWRKDSGLLLLPRSSASTTSIKRIWGEAGFRVFLSHKSVVKRQTAALKERLSLYGISAFVAHADIRPTKAWQDEIENALATMDAFVALMTEDFHQSDWTDQEVGFAFARGIPLIAVNLGRNPYGFIGKFQALPCTWSTAAKEIVSVLVKSDRMLNAYIQAVGSCPNWDDGNRLAEIFPAIEHLSDGQADALIAAYNDNGEVNGSFGFNGTKPNYYGDGLLTHLKRANGRRYRELPSGKIKLGS; encoded by the coding sequence ATGAGTGACCGCGAAACGAAATTCGAGCTACCCCGCAACGTGGAGCGTTATCTGGCCGCGCTGTCGAAACTCTACGCGCGCGAGGGCGAACGCCAGCTTCAGGAAATCGTTGTCAACGCTCAGACGCGGATTCACGAGCAGTGGACATCGGACAATTGGGACGGCGGAACCTACGGCCACGCACTCTACTTGGTCGTGGCGGAATCACTCTTCCTGAGTGTCGCCAAAAAGCGGGACACGTTGCAAAAGCGGATCAAGGAAGACCTCAACGCCCTCCACAATGTCCCGGGCGAATTCTTCGCGGAGGTTTTTCTCGAGTTGGAACCGAGCGAAGACTCGGCATGGCGCAAGGACTCCGGTCTGCTCCTCCTGCCGCGCAGTTCGGCCTCCACCACCTCGATCAAGCGGATCTGGGGCGAAGCCGGATTCAGGGTTTTTCTCAGTCACAAGTCGGTGGTCAAAAGACAAACGGCGGCGTTGAAGGAGCGGTTGAGTCTCTACGGCATCTCAGCCTTCGTCGCTCACGCCGACATTCGGCCCACCAAAGCGTGGCAGGACGAGATCGAGAACGCGCTGGCGACGATGGACGCCTTCGTCGCGCTGATGACCGAGGATTTCCATCAAAGTGACTGGACGGACCAAGAGGTCGGTTTCGCCTTCGCTCGCGGCATTCCCCTCATTGCGGTGAATCTTGGCCGCAACCCCTACGGATTCATCGGGAAATTTCAGGCGTTGCCGTGCACATGGTCAACAGCAGCCAAGGAAATCGTGAGCGTCCTGGTGAAGAGCGACCGGATGTTGAACGCCTACATCCAGGCAGTCGGGAGTTGCCCCAACTGGGACGATGGGAACCGCCTCGCCGAAATCTTCCCGGCAATCGAGCACCTTTCGGACGGCCAAGCGGACGCCCTGATTGCCGCCTACAACGACAATGGCGAGGTGAACGGGAGCTTCGGTTTCAATGGCACCAAGCCAAACTATTACGGCGACGGCCTCCTCACACATTTGAAACGCGCGAACGGGCGACGCTATCGGGAACTTCCTTCGGGCAAGATCAAACTCGGTTCGTAA
- a CDS encoding TIGR02677 family protein gives MNQAEPQRDDLECPPGGYQTFHHLAAPKVDFYRAILRVFGQAKEHFEISLRPAEVADRLVNGSALPDVEELSLALEQLHKWGNLDASQDNSEVQTVEEFKRPRFLYQFTMAGEATEQALTAFDLHFLRPGELQTTALRSIQETLDELQRLLANGDLDTAKAVRALRELADRFHQLVTRAQSFMRTVQRSIDAPSSELDLFLQHKEALLSYLERFVGELVLATFRVSTSLRHIEAGGIDRALDAAAEADLVDALQPDERQRAAAREQWQLRWQGLRRWFLGELEAPSQAEILRGRARAAIPALLETVRRLNDQRASRTDRATDFITLARWFAACPANDDLHRLWRAAFGLTPARHLRVNEDTLAAWESEGANSRTSWTEAPPFYLTPRLRAVGRSTPRGPVRAVIDRSAERARLAQLATEEEELAAAARRTLATGQPRRLSALPVLKERELDLLLDLLGEANASVSKPGESVEATSEDGSLVIVLETPATGTPLATVETEVGTLRGPDFLVTITDLNAPAATDVVGQTVALSA, from the coding sequence ATGAATCAGGCGGAACCACAGCGAGATGATTTGGAATGCCCGCCCGGCGGCTACCAGACGTTCCATCACTTGGCCGCACCCAAGGTCGATTTCTATCGCGCGATCCTCCGTGTCTTTGGACAGGCGAAGGAACATTTCGAGATTTCGCTTCGTCCCGCTGAGGTAGCCGATCGGTTGGTGAACGGTTCTGCGCTCCCCGATGTCGAAGAACTGAGCCTGGCCCTCGAACAACTTCACAAGTGGGGAAACTTGGACGCGAGCCAGGACAACTCCGAGGTGCAAACGGTGGAGGAATTCAAACGGCCACGATTCCTGTATCAATTCACGATGGCAGGCGAGGCGACCGAACAGGCACTCACCGCGTTCGACCTGCACTTCCTGCGGCCTGGCGAACTACAGACGACCGCGCTCCGCAGCATTCAAGAAACGCTTGATGAATTGCAGCGTCTTCTCGCCAACGGGGACCTCGACACCGCAAAGGCCGTTCGCGCCCTGCGCGAACTCGCCGACCGGTTCCACCAACTTGTAACCCGCGCACAGTCTTTCATGCGCACTGTGCAGCGCAGCATCGACGCTCCGTCGTCTGAATTGGACCTGTTTCTCCAGCACAAGGAGGCGTTGTTGAGCTATCTTGAACGGTTTGTCGGCGAACTTGTGCTGGCCACCTTCCGCGTCAGCACCAGCCTCCGCCACATCGAGGCCGGTGGCATCGACCGGGCGCTCGATGCCGCAGCGGAGGCGGACTTGGTCGATGCCTTGCAGCCTGACGAACGCCAGCGGGCCGCGGCGCGCGAACAATGGCAACTCCGCTGGCAGGGACTGCGCCGATGGTTCCTCGGCGAATTGGAGGCGCCATCTCAGGCGGAGATTCTACGTGGCCGGGCGCGAGCCGCGATTCCCGCCTTGTTGGAAACGGTGCGCCGGCTCAACGACCAGCGGGCCAGTCGCACTGATCGCGCAACCGACTTCATCACGCTGGCGCGGTGGTTCGCAGCGTGCCCAGCCAACGACGACCTACATCGCCTATGGCGGGCCGCGTTTGGCCTCACGCCGGCGCGCCACCTTCGCGTGAACGAGGATACGTTAGCTGCATGGGAGAGCGAGGGCGCCAATTCCCGCACGTCGTGGACCGAGGCACCGCCGTTCTACCTGACACCGCGGTTGCGAGCGGTGGGGCGTTCGACTCCGCGCGGCCCGGTGCGCGCCGTCATTGATCGTTCCGCAGAGCGCGCGCGCTTGGCGCAACTCGCCACCGAAGAGGAGGAGCTTGCGGCAGCGGCTCGGCGCACCCTCGCCACAGGACAACCGCGTCGACTGTCTGCCCTGCCAGTGCTGAAAGAGCGGGAACTCGACCTTTTGCTCGATCTCCTGGGCGAAGCCAATGCAAGCGTGTCCAAACCGGGCGAATCCGTTGAAGCGACTTCCGAAGATGGTTCGTTGGTGATCGTGCTCGAAACGCCGGCCACGGGCACGCCGCTGGCTACGGTCGAAACCGAAGTCGGCACCCTGCGGGGGCCGGATTTCCTCGTCACGATCACGGATCTCAACGCTCCTGCCGCTACGGACGTCGTCGGGCAAACCGTAGCCCTTTCCGCATGA
- a CDS encoding TIGR02678 family protein: MSVATPPPGEAAVLDHLRVEDRRRALRALLRKPLLLAEDPADATEFTRVRRHADDLREWFSRQAGWSLDVTADFARLRKTPADLADASRPAQDDRSNEPFTRRRYVLLCLALAVLVREERQTTLGRVADQVVNLWNQDTTLVAAGMAFRMESPDERRDLVQVVRLLLAWQVLRRLDGAEDRFVYDRAADVLYNVRHIVLSRLFAGRRAPSLVPAETLDEQLAALVEEPLIDTDEQRNRRIRLGLVRRLLDDPVIYYRELPAEEQAYLLRQRWHLVGQLAEATGFVPEERAEGFALTDPFGDCSDVGMPEEGTDGHATILVAEFLAARRSESEGSVVPMPAIADFVAAKAVEHRSRWRREATVAGHEHEFAREIVARLAGLGLVRIIRDGVVPMPAIHRFRLRAPLETAHSVA; the protein is encoded by the coding sequence ATGAGTGTTGCCACACCACCGCCTGGCGAAGCCGCGGTCCTGGACCACCTGCGAGTCGAAGACCGTCGGCGGGCGTTGCGCGCTTTGCTGCGCAAGCCTCTCCTATTGGCCGAAGACCCTGCCGATGCGACCGAATTCACGCGGGTGCGCCGACACGCCGACGATCTGCGTGAATGGTTCTCGCGCCAGGCCGGCTGGAGCTTGGACGTCACGGCAGATTTTGCACGCTTGCGGAAGACACCAGCCGACCTCGCCGATGCTTCGCGTCCGGCCCAGGACGACCGGAGCAATGAGCCGTTCACCCGCCGTCGATACGTTTTGCTATGCCTCGCGCTTGCTGTGCTCGTTCGCGAGGAGCGCCAGACAACCCTGGGGCGCGTCGCCGATCAGGTGGTCAACTTGTGGAACCAGGACACCACATTGGTTGCCGCCGGCATGGCGTTTCGCATGGAAAGCCCCGACGAGCGCCGTGATCTGGTGCAGGTCGTGCGCTTGTTGCTCGCATGGCAGGTATTGCGCCGACTCGATGGCGCTGAAGATCGCTTCGTCTATGATCGTGCGGCAGATGTTCTCTATAACGTCCGCCATATCGTGCTTTCGCGACTTTTCGCCGGCCGTCGCGCGCCAAGCTTGGTGCCGGCCGAGACTCTCGACGAGCAACTCGCCGCGCTGGTAGAAGAGCCGCTCATTGACACCGATGAACAACGCAACCGCCGCATTCGGCTGGGACTGGTCCGGCGACTGTTGGATGATCCCGTCATCTACTACCGCGAACTGCCCGCGGAAGAACAGGCCTACCTCTTGCGCCAGCGCTGGCACTTGGTCGGCCAACTGGCCGAGGCAACCGGTTTCGTCCCCGAGGAGCGGGCGGAAGGGTTCGCCCTGACTGATCCATTTGGCGACTGCTCGGATGTTGGAATGCCCGAGGAAGGCACCGACGGTCACGCTACAATCCTTGTTGCCGAATTTCTGGCGGCACGCCGGAGCGAGTCCGAAGGCTCGGTCGTGCCGATGCCCGCTATCGCGGATTTTGTCGCGGCCAAGGCGGTCGAGCACCGCAGCCGCTGGCGCCGCGAGGCTACCGTCGCCGGCCATGAGCACGAGTTCGCTCGGGAAATTGTGGCCCGGCTCGCCGGACTGGGCTTGGTCCGCATCATCCGCGACGGCGTCGTGCCGATGCCGGCGATCCATCGTTTCCGGCTTCGTGCTCCGCTTGAAACCGCGCATAGCGTCGCGTAA
- a CDS encoding TIGR02680 family protein codes for MLPEPTSERFKPLRSGLINLYKYEDQEFWFDHGRLLLRGNNGTGKSRVLALQLPFLFDGEISSHRVEPDGDPARAMAWHLLMNDYDDRLGYTWIEFGRRKADGTAEFVTLGCGMRAIRGVDGLPNRWYFATHLRVGKDFRLLTDQRQPLSRDQLELALGETSLFRRVEDYRKRVDELLFGLKLRYDSLIELLIRLRAPQLARKLDEDRLSAALSDALPPLGETLVKDVAESFRNLDSIRADLQTHRDIHAEVGKFLQDYQRYLQVAVRRRAEGVRTQHSRYEETNRGIADQTRQKEQAEGRITEAEAKKTAADLAKQEATSQMEALRDSPFQRDAIALENARSQAASWKEQLVTRTADKMSRETRLSVTETEHTRQEKRAEDTRIQISAVLQSADIAAKAAAFLEDHERHVPDLTTWPSQAGWLAHAEKALGDRVQHRDRAVAQLEVLQAACLKAQAELAQAQERENHAETRVSGERENERMLDAELANAGETLLKEYARWKTALTWLRPPDVAALNDALGRWLETGDPSDRTLPAVMEAASAEAEGERCGELAGVEQEIDRLKQQLAGLALERTELEGGRHLPPPMPVTRDPNVRSQIAGAPLWEVCDFQENLTGEERARLEAALESAVLLDALITPTGRLVPQEACDSFIGSGNGVPLGPTLTQWLRAAVPVNRSDVLTADAVESALQQISAGRDTGEHWVSLDGSWRLGPIHGRGQKVAAQHLGQGAREAERQRRLAEIATETATLTAQNELAAAKRAELVTTRVEAIRAERLGAPTDTAIADALVRRAGARDRLSLARKEYADAQEVTEVARRKTQEASTQRNSAAADLGLTAWQDKPETLRVVWQEYRLKLAEFWPTARLWNEAREQVELAACEVIRAREELEAAEQRRAETEKESVQAQARFNTLHENVGASVEALQTKIATANIAHAAAEKAATEANDALVDARTDAKLAIQQLQQLNAQLNDIVRDRAAAIDKVRLFAHHGLFGDAHPTFAPIEADAWSVTRSVEIARDIERTLRDIAADDNAWRNRQTALLQHFTELQTSLGGRGYQPQMQYADDSLGVVTCAFHGGPMRLGQLHAAVATEIATQERVLTEREREVIDNHLIGEVATALQDLIRNAESRVADMNAEIVRCSTSTGLSMRLKWEPRTEDVPEGLEEARKLLLSDPELWTPDERAQLGQFLHGLIKDARNSNPLGLWADHLRQALDYRTWHRFSVERRQNEKWDKLTKRRYGTGSGGEKALMLTVPQMAAAAAHYRSAAPHAPRLILLDEVFVGIDSKVRAKCMGLLEAFDLDFVMTSEREWGAYSTVKGLAIYQLTTHPGIDAVGATRWVWNGRQKVLANPPDYAAGGHNGSTPHVTPT; via the coding sequence ATGCTTCCCGAACCCACATCCGAACGGTTCAAGCCGCTGCGCAGCGGTCTCATCAATCTCTATAAATACGAGGATCAGGAGTTTTGGTTCGACCACGGGCGGCTGCTGTTGCGCGGGAACAACGGGACCGGCAAGTCGCGGGTGCTCGCTTTGCAGCTTCCCTTTCTTTTCGACGGCGAAATCAGTTCGCATCGCGTCGAGCCGGATGGCGATCCCGCCCGCGCCATGGCGTGGCATCTCCTGATGAACGACTACGACGACCGGCTCGGCTACACGTGGATCGAGTTTGGCCGAAGGAAAGCGGATGGCACCGCTGAATTCGTGACGTTGGGTTGCGGGATGCGCGCGATTCGCGGCGTCGACGGGCTGCCTAACCGCTGGTATTTCGCGACGCACCTGCGGGTCGGAAAGGATTTCCGGCTTCTTACCGATCAGCGTCAGCCGCTTAGCCGAGATCAACTTGAGCTGGCCTTGGGCGAGACTTCCTTGTTTCGCCGGGTGGAGGACTATCGGAAGCGGGTGGATGAACTCTTGTTCGGCCTTAAGCTCCGCTACGACTCGCTGATTGAATTACTCATTCGTCTGCGCGCGCCGCAGCTTGCCCGCAAGCTCGACGAAGACCGTCTCTCCGCTGCGTTGAGCGACGCGCTGCCTCCGCTTGGGGAAACGCTGGTCAAGGACGTAGCGGAGTCATTCCGGAACCTGGACTCGATCCGGGCTGATCTACAGACCCACCGAGACATCCACGCCGAAGTGGGAAAGTTTTTGCAGGACTACCAACGCTACCTGCAGGTCGCCGTGCGGCGTAGGGCCGAAGGGGTCCGCACACAGCATTCTCGCTACGAGGAGACCAACCGTGGGATCGCCGACCAGACCCGGCAAAAGGAACAAGCGGAGGGAAGGATCACAGAGGCGGAGGCAAAGAAGACGGCGGCGGATCTCGCCAAACAAGAGGCGACCTCGCAGATGGAAGCGCTCCGTGATAGCCCGTTTCAGCGCGACGCGATTGCGTTGGAGAACGCGCGCAGCCAGGCCGCATCGTGGAAGGAGCAGCTCGTTACGCGCACGGCGGACAAGATGTCCCGCGAAACCCGCTTGTCCGTAACGGAAACGGAGCACACGCGGCAGGAAAAGCGTGCCGAAGACACGCGTATCCAGATTTCCGCCGTGCTCCAGAGCGCGGACATTGCAGCTAAGGCGGCGGCGTTTTTGGAGGACCACGAACGCCACGTTCCCGACCTCACGACATGGCCGAGCCAAGCCGGATGGCTGGCGCATGCGGAGAAAGCGCTCGGCGATCGTGTGCAACATCGTGACCGTGCCGTTGCCCAACTTGAGGTTCTCCAAGCCGCGTGCCTCAAAGCCCAGGCCGAACTGGCGCAGGCGCAAGAACGCGAGAATCACGCTGAAACCCGTGTTTCCGGAGAGCGAGAGAATGAGCGGATGCTCGATGCCGAACTCGCGAATGCCGGCGAAACGTTGCTCAAGGAATACGCCAGATGGAAGACGGCCTTGACCTGGCTGCGTCCGCCCGATGTTGCGGCCTTGAACGATGCGTTGGGTCGCTGGCTTGAAACCGGCGATCCGTCCGACCGCACGCTACCCGCCGTGATGGAAGCGGCCTCCGCGGAGGCGGAGGGCGAACGGTGCGGCGAGCTCGCCGGTGTCGAACAGGAAATCGACCGGTTGAAACAACAACTCGCCGGACTTGCCTTGGAACGAACCGAACTCGAAGGCGGACGGCACTTGCCGCCGCCGATGCCCGTTACCCGAGACCCCAACGTGCGGAGCCAAATTGCGGGTGCCCCGCTCTGGGAAGTTTGCGATTTCCAAGAAAATCTCACTGGCGAGGAGCGAGCCCGCTTGGAGGCCGCGCTAGAGTCGGCAGTCTTGCTCGATGCACTTATCACGCCGACGGGTAGACTCGTGCCACAGGAGGCCTGCGACAGTTTTATTGGCTCTGGTAACGGCGTCCCCCTGGGACCGACACTGACGCAGTGGCTTCGCGCGGCTGTTCCGGTCAATCGATCCGACGTGCTAACGGCGGATGCGGTCGAATCTGCGCTGCAACAGATAAGCGCCGGACGCGACACGGGCGAACACTGGGTAAGTCTCGATGGGAGCTGGAGGCTTGGGCCGATTCATGGCCGCGGTCAGAAGGTTGCCGCGCAGCATTTGGGTCAGGGCGCGCGCGAAGCCGAGCGACAGCGGCGACTCGCGGAAATTGCAACAGAGACCGCGACGCTGACGGCGCAAAACGAACTGGCCGCAGCGAAGCGTGCGGAACTAGTCACGACCCGCGTCGAAGCAATTCGGGCTGAACGCCTCGGCGCACCGACCGACACGGCGATTGCCGACGCGCTTGTCCGGAGGGCCGGAGCGCGCGATCGTCTGAGCCTCGCGCGCAAGGAATATGCCGATGCCCAAGAGGTCACGGAAGTGGCCCGACGAAAAACCCAAGAAGCATCCACGCAGCGTAATTCCGCAGCAGCCGACCTCGGTTTGACCGCGTGGCAGGACAAACCGGAGACGCTGCGTGTAGTGTGGCAGGAGTATCGTCTCAAACTCGCGGAATTTTGGCCCACCGCCCGGCTATGGAACGAAGCCCGAGAACAGGTCGAACTGGCGGCTTGCGAGGTAATCCGAGCGCGGGAAGAACTCGAAGCGGCCGAACAGCGCCGGGCTGAAACCGAAAAGGAATCGGTGCAGGCTCAAGCCCGATTCAACACGCTGCATGAAAACGTCGGGGCCTCGGTGGAGGCGCTGCAAACGAAGATCGCCACGGCCAATATCGCCCATGCGGCAGCGGAGAAGGCGGCGACCGAGGCCAATGACGCGCTCGTCGACGCCCGCACCGATGCCAAGCTCGCGATCCAGCAATTACAGCAGCTCAATGCTCAACTCAACGACATCGTCCGGGATCGAGCCGCCGCCATCGACAAGGTGCGCTTGTTCGCCCATCACGGACTATTCGGCGACGCCCATCCGACCTTTGCCCCGATTGAGGCGGATGCCTGGTCCGTCACACGTTCGGTTGAAATCGCGCGCGACATCGAACGCACTCTGCGCGACATCGCGGCTGACGATAATGCGTGGCGCAACCGGCAGACCGCGTTGCTCCAGCACTTCACGGAATTGCAGACCTCGCTGGGCGGGCGTGGCTACCAGCCACAGATGCAGTATGCGGATGACAGTCTCGGGGTCGTTACTTGCGCTTTCCACGGCGGACCGATGCGGTTGGGACAATTGCACGCGGCTGTTGCAACCGAAATCGCCACTCAGGAGCGCGTGTTGACAGAGCGCGAGCGCGAAGTCATCGACAATCACCTGATCGGCGAAGTTGCCACTGCGCTTCAGGACTTGATCCGCAATGCGGAGTCGCGGGTAGCCGACATGAATGCCGAGATCGTGCGCTGTTCGACCAGCACCGGTCTTTCCATGCGCCTGAAATGGGAGCCCCGCACGGAAGATGTGCCTGAAGGTCTTGAAGAAGCTCGAAAGCTCCTCCTGTCCGATCCCGAGCTGTGGACGCCGGACGAGCGGGCGCAGCTTGGCCAGTTTCTACACGGCCTCATCAAGGATGCGCGGAATTCCAATCCGCTCGGACTGTGGGCCGATCACTTGCGACAGGCACTCGACTATCGCACTTGGCACCGCTTTAGCGTCGAACGCCGGCAGAACGAGAAGTGGGACAAACTCACCAAACGTCGCTACGGCACCGGGTCGGGCGGCGAGAAAGCGCTGATGCTGACCGTTCCGCAGATGGCCGCCGCCGCGGCGCATTATCGTTCGGCGGCACCACACGCGCCGCGTTTGATTCTGCTCGACGAAGTGTTTGTCGGTATCGACTCGAAAGTCCGAGCCAAATGCATGGGACTGCTGGAAGCGTTTGATCTCGATTTCGTCATGACGAGCGAACGCGAGTGGGGGGCTTATTCGACCGTCAAGGGCCTCGCCATCTACCAACTCACGACCCATCCCGGTATCGACGCGGTGGGTGCGACCCGTTGGGTGTGGAATGGACGGCAAAAAGTGCTGGCGAATCCGCCTGATTATGCCGCTGGCGGGCACAACGGCTCGACTCCCCATGTCACCCCAACGTGA
- a CDS encoding TIGR02679 family protein → MSPQRERLQALFGRPELRRLIERLNERRELGRPLTGTLTLDTPSVEERRAVDQLLRRATSTGASLSVSPEALLIQLRTAGLANTWEEVLEAVCGQPDPTRALAAANAQAWEDLWKRVKGTVGPSLHIWLDQLRRDGLLKRLSEGNADIAGHWVDQAVAVLRQMPFEDEPIASVAARLAGNSHALDPGSPLATIILRGVSVVHQCAMPLNAAERRELWSKAGVVCDELSAPVLVFNLVLPGASPLEEILAAAHAATIPIHVTTRLLLATSWTQVVAPPRVYVCENPSIVALAARQLGAGSAPIICVDGEPKTAAWNLLGHLRRAGTEIWYHGDFDWKGLAIASRVIARLNARPWRYSEHDYNSAIGTEDLTGAVFNAPWAPELTTAMQKRNKLVHEEAVADLLLSDLEIVSDRSHRLS, encoded by the coding sequence ATGTCACCCCAACGTGAGCGCCTGCAGGCCTTATTCGGACGCCCGGAACTTCGTCGGCTCATCGAACGCCTCAACGAACGCCGGGAGTTGGGCCGCCCGCTTACCGGCACTTTGACCCTCGACACTCCGTCAGTGGAAGAGCGGCGGGCTGTCGATCAATTGCTCCGCCGGGCAACCAGCACCGGCGCCTCCCTGTCGGTTTCGCCTGAAGCACTTTTGATTCAGCTTCGCACGGCCGGTCTGGCGAATACTTGGGAGGAAGTTCTCGAAGCGGTCTGTGGGCAACCGGACCCCACGCGCGCACTGGCTGCGGCAAATGCGCAAGCATGGGAAGACCTTTGGAAGCGGGTGAAGGGAACGGTTGGCCCTTCATTGCACATCTGGCTGGATCAGCTTCGGCGCGACGGCTTGCTCAAACGCCTGAGCGAAGGGAATGCAGACATCGCCGGGCATTGGGTCGATCAGGCCGTCGCCGTGCTCCGTCAGATGCCTTTCGAGGACGAGCCCATTGCCAGCGTCGCCGCACGCCTCGCTGGCAACAGTCACGCCCTCGATCCAGGTTCACCACTCGCAACGATTATCTTGCGGGGCGTCTCCGTTGTCCATCAGTGCGCTATGCCGCTCAATGCGGCCGAGCGTCGTGAGCTTTGGTCGAAGGCAGGCGTCGTTTGCGACGAACTCAGCGCTCCTGTTCTCGTATTCAATCTTGTCCTGCCCGGCGCTTCACCGTTGGAGGAGATTCTGGCGGCAGCACATGCCGCGACGATACCGATTCACGTCACGACGCGCCTCCTGCTGGCCACCTCCTGGACACAGGTGGTGGCTCCGCCGAGGGTGTATGTTTGCGAGAATCCTTCGATCGTCGCCTTGGCCGCACGGCAGCTCGGAGCGGGCTCGGCACCAATTATATGCGTAGACGGTGAACCAAAGACCGCCGCGTGGAATCTACTGGGGCACCTTCGCCGCGCCGGCACCGAGATCTGGTATCACGGGGACTTCGATTGGAAAGGCCTCGCCATCGCCTCGCGTGTGATTGCTCGCCTGAATGCCCGGCCGTGGCGGTATTCAGAACATGACTACAATTCGGCGATTGGAACGGAAGATTTAACGGGAGCAGTGTTCAACGCGCCTTGGGCACCGGAACTCACGACCGCAATGCAGAAGCGCAACAAACTGGTGCATGAAGAAGCGGTGGCGGACTTGCTGCTGTCGGACCTTGAGATTGTGTCCGATCGATCGCACCGCCTATCTTGA
- a CDS encoding DUF3800 domain-containing protein, with amino-acid sequence MLVFLDESGDAGFKFGEGSSTFFVVTLVIVPDPASAASLETTIAQLRHKLHTPPDYEFHFTATCAAWRESFMKEVNGLNFRYHPIVINKPALRGEGFKCKDSFYKFACRIVLENAAKELSDATVVLDGCGSREFQRELGSYLRRRLNPSDAAGLVIKKLKIQDSRRNNLLQLADMVCGAVARSFSGRKDAQLYRRWLKPREARVQFWPKENPGLSSEGTHTLR; translated from the coding sequence ATGCTGGTGTTCTTGGATGAATCGGGCGACGCGGGGTTCAAGTTCGGCGAAGGCTCCTCGACGTTCTTCGTGGTCACGCTCGTGATCGTGCCGGATCCGGCCAGCGCGGCCTCGCTCGAGACGACCATCGCACAGCTTCGGCACAAGCTGCACACGCCGCCGGACTACGAGTTTCACTTCACCGCCACCTGCGCCGCATGGCGGGAATCCTTCATGAAGGAGGTCAACGGACTAAACTTCCGCTACCACCCGATCGTGATCAACAAGCCGGCGCTCCGCGGCGAAGGATTCAAGTGCAAGGACTCGTTCTACAAGTTCGCCTGCCGCATCGTCCTGGAGAATGCTGCGAAGGAACTCAGCGACGCCACCGTGGTGCTCGATGGCTGCGGATCGCGAGAGTTCCAGCGGGAACTCGGCAGCTATCTGCGACGGCGATTGAACCCGTCGGACGCTGCCGGACTCGTGATCAAGAAATTGAAGATTCAGGACTCGCGAAGAAACAACCTGCTGCAGCTGGCCGATATGGTGTGCGGCGCGGTCGCGAGATCATTTTCCGGGCGGAAAGATGCGCAGCTCTATCGGCGCTGGCTCAAGCCCCGCGAAGCGCGGGTGCAATTCTGGCCAAAGGAAAACCCCGGCCTATCCAGTGAAGGAACGCACACCCTACGGTGA